A portion of the uncultured Draconibacterium sp. genome contains these proteins:
- a CDS encoding OmpA family protein, with the protein MNRFKNIALIFFCTALWISTQAQDSKRSDKLFEEARKYYVDNNYQSAIETADKLLSKDPEYADAHLLLAEIYKDIDSTRLEIKHLTKAIEFDDNPLIDFRLGESFYKLGMYSEALSFYEKYKENKNIPEKRQFLLACKIASCRFALNSIENPVAFEPTNLGDEINTPNDEYWPTPSLDGKHLVFTRLLKEDGRPQEDFFMAEIDSFDWDNAVPMSEVNTADNEGAQTLSADAKILFFTACNRGDGLGSCDIYFSRLVDGKWTEPQNAGAPLNTSSWEGQPSLSSDNRYLYFSSSRPGGKGKKDIWRIAFNGFAENGTPRWGKPENMEALNTSGDEISPFIHANNHNFYFASDTHVGMGGLDLFTAEINENGQVENLKNMGYPINTYKDDMGLTISSIGDIAYFSSARESDNGLDIFSFNLDRGLQPRPVTYIKAKVSNKATTEPVMADIELVNLNSAVTEPRIEKADEKGQIMLALPVGQNYAFNVSEDGFMFYSQSMRLADENSLTDPFILNIELEPIEVGAEMDLYNIYYETDSFAILTESEPELQKLVSFLKNNSGLKVEIQGHTDSSGNPENNLELSKLRAKSVVDYLVENGIAITRLQSEGYGDTKPVATNETVEGRRLNRRTTIKIIAK; encoded by the coding sequence ATGAATAGATTTAAAAATATTGCTCTGATATTTTTTTGCACTGCACTTTGGATTAGTACGCAGGCACAGGATTCAAAACGATCGGATAAGTTATTTGAAGAAGCCCGAAAGTATTATGTAGACAATAATTACCAGTCAGCAATTGAAACGGCGGATAAACTGTTATCGAAAGATCCGGAATATGCCGATGCACATCTTTTACTTGCTGAGATTTACAAGGATATTGATTCAACGCGCCTGGAAATAAAACACTTGACAAAAGCCATAGAGTTTGATGACAATCCGTTGATTGATTTCCGGTTGGGCGAATCATTTTATAAACTGGGCATGTATTCCGAGGCACTCAGTTTCTACGAAAAATATAAGGAGAATAAGAATATTCCGGAAAAGCGGCAGTTTCTTTTGGCTTGCAAAATTGCCAGTTGCCGTTTCGCACTGAACAGCATTGAAAATCCGGTTGCTTTCGAACCCACAAATTTGGGTGATGAAATAAATACACCGAACGATGAATACTGGCCAACACCTTCGTTGGATGGGAAACATTTGGTTTTTACCCGTTTATTAAAAGAGGATGGCCGGCCGCAGGAAGATTTTTTTATGGCCGAAATTGATTCCTTCGACTGGGACAATGCTGTGCCAATGAGCGAGGTAAATACTGCCGATAATGAAGGAGCACAAACCTTATCGGCTGATGCAAAAATACTATTCTTTACAGCTTGTAACCGCGGAGATGGTTTGGGTAGTTGCGATATTTATTTCTCGCGATTGGTTGACGGTAAATGGACCGAGCCGCAAAATGCAGGAGCGCCCTTAAACACTTCATCGTGGGAAGGGCAACCGTCTCTTTCATCAGATAACCGTTACCTTTATTTTTCGAGTAGCCGACCCGGTGGAAAAGGGAAAAAGGATATCTGGCGAATTGCCTTTAATGGTTTTGCCGAGAATGGAACACCGAGGTGGGGAAAGCCGGAAAATATGGAAGCTTTGAATACTTCGGGCGACGAAATTTCTCCGTTTATTCATGCCAATAATCACAACTTTTACTTTGCTTCTGATACACATGTTGGAATGGGAGGGCTTGATTTGTTTACTGCCGAAATAAACGAAAACGGACAGGTAGAAAATCTAAAAAATATGGGTTATCCGATAAATACCTACAAAGATGATATGGGATTAACCATCAGTTCGATTGGCGATATTGCCTATTTTTCATCGGCCAGAGAATCGGATAACGGACTTGATATTTTCTCGTTTAATCTCGATCGTGGTTTGCAGCCGCGACCAGTAACTTACATAAAGGCAAAAGTGTCGAACAAGGCAACAACCGAGCCTGTTATGGCCGATATTGAGTTGGTTAATCTGAACTCAGCAGTAACCGAGCCACGCATCGAAAAAGCCGACGAAAAAGGCCAGATTATGCTGGCATTGCCTGTTGGGCAAAATTATGCATTTAATGTTTCGGAAGATGGATTTATGTTCTACTCGCAATCTATGCGTTTGGCGGATGAAAATTCGTTGACTGATCCGTTTATTCTGAATATTGAACTGGAACCGATAGAAGTTGGCGCAGAAATGGATTTGTACAACATTTATTACGAAACCGATTCGTTTGCCATTCTTACCGAATCGGAGCCGGAACTTCAGAAACTGGTAAGCTTTCTTAAAAACAACAGTGGTTTAAAAGTCGAGATTCAAGGACATACAGATAGTTCGGGTAATCCTGAAAACAACCTTGAACTGTCGAAATTAAGGGCAAAATCGGTTGTTGATTACCTGGTTGAAAATGGCATTGCAATTACACGTTTGCAATCAGAAGGGTATGGCGATACAAAACCTGTAGCTACCAACGAAACTGTTGAAGGACGAAGATTAAATCGTAGAACAACAATTAAAATTATTGCCAAATAG
- a CDS encoding PaaI family thioesterase: MKKIKNPWKDPKNIGEYNCFACSPYNSAGLQLEFWEDGEEIITKWNPERSYEGWIGVLHGGIQATLLDEIGGWVVMLKLKTAGVTTDMQVSYLKAVKVSKGEVTIKGKLISHEGRTAKISASLYDGDGEECAKAELSYFVFPEKIAKARYQYPGFEAFYD; encoded by the coding sequence ATGAAAAAAATTAAAAATCCCTGGAAAGATCCAAAGAACATTGGCGAATACAATTGTTTTGCCTGCTCGCCATATAACAGCGCGGGCCTGCAACTCGAGTTCTGGGAAGATGGTGAAGAGATAATCACTAAATGGAATCCGGAAAGAAGTTATGAGGGGTGGATAGGAGTACTGCATGGAGGAATTCAGGCTACTTTGCTTGATGAAATCGGTGGTTGGGTGGTAATGTTAAAGCTAAAAACTGCAGGCGTAACCACCGATATGCAGGTGAGCTATTTAAAAGCTGTAAAAGTTTCAAAAGGAGAGGTTACCATAAAAGGAAAGCTGATATCGCACGAAGGGCGGACTGCAAAAATAAGTGCATCGCTGTACGACGGTGATGGCGAAGAGTGCGCAAAAGCCGAACTCTCGTACTTTGTTTTTCCTGAGAAAATAGCCAAAGCACGTTACCAATACCCCGGTTTTGAGGCATTTTACGACTAG
- a CDS encoding prohibitin family protein, with protein sequence MKFNFKSSYLVLGAVVLIVLLLFGGRMFKILKPGEKAVIFKPYTTGLDKDNIFGEGFHIIAPWNELEIYNVREQQRDETMDVLDKNGLSVNVDVTVRFNPEFQKIGFLHEQFGVNYINVLVIPEVRSSVRQVAGRYTAEEIYSTKRAEVEQTIITETRKVLSENFIDMRALLIRSINLPAQIKTAIESKLQQEQEALAYEFRLKREESEAERRRIEAEGIANYNRIINASLTDKILTQRGIEATTSLAESPNSKVVVIGSGKDGLPIILGNN encoded by the coding sequence ATGAAATTCAATTTTAAATCATCTTACCTGGTATTGGGTGCCGTTGTATTAATTGTTTTGCTGCTTTTTGGCGGCCGCATGTTTAAAATATTAAAGCCTGGTGAAAAGGCGGTAATTTTTAAACCTTATACCACCGGTTTGGATAAGGATAATATTTTTGGTGAGGGATTCCATATAATCGCTCCATGGAATGAACTGGAAATTTATAATGTACGCGAACAGCAGCGTGATGAAACAATGGATGTACTGGATAAAAACGGTCTTTCGGTGAATGTTGATGTAACCGTACGTTTTAATCCTGAATTTCAGAAAATTGGCTTTTTGCACGAGCAGTTTGGCGTTAATTATATCAACGTTTTGGTGATTCCCGAGGTGCGTTCTTCAGTTCGTCAGGTAGCCGGACGTTACACCGCCGAAGAAATTTATTCCACAAAAAGGGCAGAAGTAGAGCAGACAATTATTACTGAAACACGAAAAGTGTTGAGTGAAAACTTTATTGATATGCGTGCATTGCTGATTCGTTCGATCAACTTGCCGGCACAGATAAAAACGGCCATTGAAAGCAAACTGCAACAGGAACAGGAAGCGCTGGCTTATGAATTCCGTTTGAAACGCGAAGAGTCGGAAGCAGAGAGACGTAGAATTGAGGCAGAAGGTATTGCAAATTACAACCGAATTATCAATGCCAGTTTAACAGATAAAATCTTAACTCAACGTGGTATTGAGGCAACAACATCTTTGGCTGAATCGCCAAACTCGAAAGTTGTTGTAATTGGTAGTGGAAAAGACGGACTCCCCATTATTTTAGGAAATAATTAG
- a CDS encoding gamma-glutamyl-gamma-aminobutyrate hydrolase family protein (Members of this family of hydrolases with an active site Cys residue belong to MEROPS family C26.), giving the protein MKKLLLLLFAFLLVSNTFAQHFFDTDFNTRKKYIILCDPTVHRIKTIQYLTDNDILHVNKNKVKFVGVYYKGQKTDFTKTQDYINENGLDNFFLHEITGELNETNLYQENDVTAQLKKVFDNSIGIIFFGGADIPPAIYGEENTKSGVYTPARHYYEATFMFHLLGGYQDESFKPFLAERPDYVVTGFCLGMQTMNVGTGGTLIQDIPAEIYNAETPEETVAIGRANMHRNYWQLIEEDSLFMGINLHTIQFAENSFFGETIKVSKKATPRIYSSHHQAIEKLGKGLEVTCLSPDGKIIEGVAHSTYPHVFAVQFHPEVSALYEDMGLKIFHPDDEPKSYHEILSKSDVKFHRNYWQHISESFKDVKKPKRN; this is encoded by the coding sequence ATGAAAAAGCTGCTTTTACTTCTGTTTGCGTTTCTGTTGGTTAGCAATACGTTCGCGCAACATTTTTTTGATACTGATTTTAATACCCGCAAAAAGTACATTATTCTTTGCGATCCCACTGTTCATCGTATAAAAACCATTCAATACCTTACTGATAATGATATTCTGCATGTGAATAAGAACAAGGTAAAATTTGTTGGTGTTTATTACAAAGGACAAAAAACTGATTTTACAAAAACGCAAGACTATATAAACGAAAATGGTCTCGACAACTTTTTTCTGCACGAAATTACCGGCGAGCTTAACGAAACGAATTTATACCAGGAAAATGATGTTACTGCCCAGCTGAAAAAGGTTTTTGATAACTCAATTGGGATTATCTTTTTTGGTGGCGCCGATATTCCACCTGCCATTTATGGCGAGGAAAATACAAAATCGGGCGTGTACACTCCTGCCCGCCATTATTACGAAGCAACTTTTATGTTTCACCTGCTGGGAGGCTACCAGGACGAATCGTTTAAACCCTTCCTTGCCGAACGCCCCGATTATGTGGTGACCGGTTTTTGCCTGGGCATGCAAACCATGAATGTGGGCACCGGCGGAACTTTGATACAGGATATTCCGGCTGAAATTTACAACGCCGAAACACCCGAAGAAACCGTTGCCATAGGCCGCGCCAATATGCACCGCAACTACTGGCAGTTAATCGAGGAAGATTCGCTATTTATGGGCATTAACCTGCACACGATTCAGTTTGCCGAGAATTCGTTTTTTGGTGAGACCATAAAAGTGTCGAAAAAGGCTACTCCACGTATTTACAGCAGCCACCACCAGGCTATTGAAAAGCTGGGAAAAGGACTGGAAGTTACCTGCCTCTCGCCCGATGGAAAAATTATTGAAGGAGTTGCCCACAGCACTTACCCACATGTTTTTGCCGTTCAGTTTCATCCCGAAGTTTCGGCTTTGTATGAAGATATGGGATTAAAAATCTTTCATCCGGATGATGAACCAAAGAGCTATCACGAAATCCTCAGCAAATCAGATGTCAAATTTCATAGAAATTACTGGCAACACATTTCCGAATCGTTTAAAGACGTGAAAAAGCCAAAACGAAATTAG
- the ovoA gene encoding 5-histidylcysteine sulfoxide synthase: MNDLITHTIDLIDGEAEQKKAEIRDYFLKTYALDEKLYEHLKNDRAFYQRADPLRHPLIFYYGHTAVFFINKLVLAKIIDHRINSHFESVFAIGVDEMSWDDLNESNYDWPTVQEVFEYRQKVKEVILDIIDSTPLTLPINWENPVWIIMMGIEHERIHIETSSVLIRQLPLEFLNPNVFDVPCKESGDAPENRMFNVEGGEVVLGKPYDHRFYGWDVEYGEHKVEVESFKASEFLISNGEFLEFINDGGYKTEEYWTEEGWSWCQYQKAEFPLFWQKNDNKYFLRLFDQQIEMPWDWPVELNYLEAKAFANWKTKKEGKTFRLPTEAEWYRLAEQSGISDDNFELVRANIGLEKFVSPCPVNQFKHGDFYDIIGNVWQWTETPVTGYPGFKVHPLYDDFSTPTFDGKHNMIKGGSWISTGNEATWHARYAFRRHFYQHAGFRLVESEKPLIIRNDSYETDSEVAQSCAFNYGEPVLGFGNFPKSIAEICKQYAGNKSDLKLLDLNCDTGRTAFELSDSFEQITGIDFSARFIRMAIQLQEQGFIRYITKDEGELVHYHDVQLSELGLRPKENLQFMQADANNLKPIYTGYDVILAINLLEELYNPKQFLTTIHERLNAGGILILGSNYNWEKNNIKREHWPGAYKKDGEPVTSFEGIKASLQDNFELVNEPQNLPAATCISSRNVEVSVVEISVWKKRSK; the protein is encoded by the coding sequence ATGAATGATTTAATAACCCATACAATTGATTTGATAGACGGAGAAGCTGAACAGAAAAAGGCTGAAATCCGCGATTACTTTCTGAAAACATATGCGCTCGACGAAAAACTGTACGAGCACTTAAAAAACGATAGAGCTTTTTATCAACGGGCTGACCCGTTGCGGCATCCGCTCATTTTTTATTACGGACACACTGCCGTGTTTTTTATCAATAAACTGGTACTCGCTAAAATTATCGATCATCGAATTAATTCCCATTTCGAATCGGTTTTTGCCATTGGTGTGGACGAAATGAGCTGGGACGATCTGAATGAATCAAATTACGATTGGCCTACTGTGCAGGAAGTGTTTGAATACCGGCAGAAAGTAAAGGAAGTGATTTTGGATATAATCGACTCAACTCCGCTGACTTTACCCATTAACTGGGAAAATCCTGTTTGGATAATTATGATGGGGATTGAGCACGAGCGCATTCATATTGAAACTTCATCGGTATTGATCAGGCAATTACCGCTGGAATTTTTGAACCCGAATGTTTTTGATGTGCCGTGTAAAGAATCGGGCGATGCACCGGAAAACCGCATGTTTAATGTTGAGGGTGGAGAAGTGGTTCTCGGAAAACCTTATGATCATCGTTTTTACGGCTGGGATGTTGAATATGGCGAACATAAGGTTGAGGTAGAAAGTTTTAAAGCTTCGGAATTTCTAATTTCGAATGGTGAGTTTCTGGAGTTCATTAACGATGGTGGCTATAAAACAGAGGAATACTGGACAGAAGAAGGCTGGAGTTGGTGCCAATATCAAAAAGCAGAATTTCCGCTGTTCTGGCAGAAAAATGATAATAAATACTTTTTGCGGCTTTTTGACCAGCAAATTGAAATGCCCTGGGACTGGCCGGTTGAATTGAATTACCTGGAAGCAAAAGCATTTGCCAACTGGAAAACGAAAAAAGAAGGCAAAACATTTCGATTGCCAACCGAAGCCGAGTGGTATCGACTGGCGGAACAAAGTGGTATAAGCGATGATAACTTTGAATTGGTGCGAGCAAATATTGGGCTGGAGAAATTTGTGTCGCCTTGTCCGGTTAATCAATTTAAGCACGGAGATTTTTACGATATTATCGGAAATGTTTGGCAATGGACTGAGACTCCGGTAACCGGTTATCCCGGATTTAAAGTACATCCGTTGTACGACGATTTTTCAACGCCAACTTTCGATGGAAAGCACAACATGATTAAGGGAGGTTCGTGGATTTCAACCGGCAACGAAGCTACCTGGCATGCACGTTATGCATTTCGCAGGCATTTTTATCAGCATGCAGGATTTCGTTTGGTAGAGTCGGAAAAGCCACTGATTATCCGAAATGATTCGTATGAAACCGATTCTGAAGTAGCTCAATCGTGTGCGTTTAATTATGGGGAGCCGGTTTTGGGATTTGGTAATTTCCCAAAAAGCATTGCTGAAATCTGCAAACAATATGCTGGTAATAAAAGCGATCTTAAGTTGCTAGATCTGAATTGTGATACCGGAAGGACAGCTTTCGAATTGTCCGATTCTTTTGAACAGATTACCGGGATTGATTTTTCCGCGCGTTTTATCCGAATGGCCATTCAATTGCAGGAGCAAGGTTTTATTCGCTACATCACAAAAGATGAAGGTGAGCTGGTGCATTATCACGATGTACAACTATCAGAGCTTGGACTGCGGCCGAAAGAGAACCTGCAATTTATGCAGGCTGATGCCAATAATTTGAAACCAATTTACACCGGCTACGATGTTATTCTGGCGATTAACTTATTGGAAGAATTGTATAATCCGAAGCAATTTTTGACAACTATTCACGAGCGTTTAAACGCCGGAGGAATCCTTATTCTTGGTTCAAACTACAATTGGGAGAAGAACAATATAAAACGAGAACACTGGCCGGGTGCATATAAAAAAGATGGCGAGCCGGTGACTTCGTTTGAAGGTATAAAAGCTTCGTTGCAAGATAATTTTGAATTGGTAAATGAACCACAAAATCTGCCTGCAGCTACATGTATTTCTTCACGTAATGTTGAAGTTTCAGTAGTTGAAATTTCAGTGTGGAAAAAACGATCGAAATAA
- a CDS encoding GNAT family N-acetyltransferase yields the protein MIFINVDERKFEAYKNDLVRLYIDSFSAGKSFQYHSEEETEAYLRSIFAVGYGILAMENNEPAGAILMTPLSFDELLPKEIARKFNVERSVYVAEMMVEKSKQGQGIGKKLLTFFLKETDPKKFERAFIRVWVENEAAVGLYKKMGFDVCASIVQPKLLADKSRTFDFQKIYMQQKLR from the coding sequence ATGATATTTATAAATGTTGATGAACGGAAGTTTGAAGCTTACAAAAACGACCTGGTGAGATTGTATATTGATTCCTTTTCGGCAGGTAAAAGCTTTCAATATCATTCAGAAGAAGAAACTGAAGCCTACCTTCGATCAATTTTTGCTGTTGGCTACGGAATTCTTGCCATGGAGAATAATGAACCGGCAGGAGCGATTTTAATGACACCGTTAAGTTTTGATGAATTGTTACCGAAAGAAATTGCCCGGAAATTTAATGTAGAACGATCGGTTTACGTGGCTGAAATGATGGTTGAAAAATCAAAACAAGGGCAGGGAATTGGAAAAAAGTTGCTAACCTTTTTTCTTAAAGAAACAGACCCCAAAAAGTTTGAACGTGCTTTTATCCGGGTTTGGGTAGAGAATGAAGCCGCTGTTGGCTTGTACAAAAAAATGGGATTTGATGTTTGTGCATCAATAGTTCAGCCCAAACTGTTAGCCGATAAAAGCAGGACTTTCGATTTTCAGAAAATCTATATGCAGCAAAAGCTTCGCTGA
- a CDS encoding peptide chain release factor 3 — MSFLEEIQRRRTFGIVSHPDAGKTTLTEKLLLFGGAIRVAGAVKSNKIKKGATSDFMEIERQRGISVATSVMGFEYNGYKVNILDTPGHQDFQEDTFRTLTAVDSVIIVIDAAKGVEPQTEKLMNVCRMRKTPVIVFVNKMDRPAGDPFTLMDEIEDQLKIKVRPLSWPINNGPDFKGVYNIFNRSLKLFTPDIQEIEERIKFEDVSDPTLEDHIGEDADVLREELELVEGIYPEFNNEDYLSGELAPVFFGSALYNFGVQELLDSFVKIAPTPQPSETEERVVKPEEKGFTGFVFKIHANIDPNHRSRIAFVKICSGKFERNKMYKNVRLGKSFRISSPTAFMASQKEIVEEAYPGDIIGVPDTGNYIIGDTVTDGEDIHFKGLPSFSPEMFRFVENADPMKSKQLAKGVDQLMDEGVAQLFTSAFNGRKIIGTVGQLQFEVIQYRLEHEYGAKCRFEPLSMHKACWIECDNQKVLTEFKKRKHQKMAHDKLGRDVFMADSSFILQMAQDEFKDIKFHFTSEF; from the coding sequence ATGAGTTTTTTAGAAGAGATACAACGTCGTCGCACTTTTGGAATTGTGAGTCACCCGGATGCCGGAAAAACCACTCTAACCGAGAAACTGCTTCTTTTTGGTGGAGCAATTCGTGTGGCAGGTGCCGTTAAAAGCAACAAAATTAAAAAAGGTGCCACTTCCGATTTTATGGAAATCGAGCGCCAGCGTGGTATTTCTGTGGCTACTTCGGTGATGGGTTTCGAGTACAACGGTTACAAAGTAAACATTCTGGATACCCCGGGTCACCAGGATTTCCAGGAAGATACTTTCCGCACACTTACCGCGGTCGACAGTGTAATTATCGTTATTGACGCGGCAAAAGGGGTTGAACCGCAAACCGAAAAACTGATGAATGTTTGCCGGATGCGCAAAACGCCCGTTATCGTTTTTGTAAATAAAATGGACCGCCCTGCAGGAGATCCGTTTACCTTGATGGATGAAATCGAGGATCAACTGAAAATTAAAGTGCGCCCGCTAAGTTGGCCAATTAACAACGGCCCCGACTTTAAAGGTGTTTACAATATTTTTAACCGCAGCCTAAAACTTTTTACGCCCGATATTCAGGAAATTGAAGAGCGTATTAAGTTTGAAGATGTTTCGGATCCGACTTTGGAAGACCATATTGGCGAAGATGCCGATGTATTGCGCGAAGAACTGGAACTGGTAGAAGGTATTTATCCTGAATTCAATAACGAAGACTACCTGTCGGGCGAGCTGGCACCGGTGTTTTTTGGTAGTGCTCTGTATAATTTCGGAGTGCAGGAATTACTTGATTCGTTTGTAAAAATTGCACCTACACCACAACCAAGCGAAACAGAAGAACGCGTTGTAAAACCCGAAGAAAAAGGATTTACAGGTTTTGTATTTAAAATTCACGCCAACATCGATCCGAACCACCGCAGCCGCATCGCATTTGTAAAGATTTGCTCCGGAAAATTCGAACGAAATAAAATGTATAAAAATGTTAGGCTGGGAAAATCGTTCCGAATTTCTAGTCCGACAGCTTTTATGGCTTCGCAAAAAGAAATCGTTGAGGAAGCCTACCCCGGCGATATTATTGGTGTGCCCGACACCGGGAATTACATCATTGGCGATACTGTTACTGATGGAGAAGATATCCATTTCAAAGGACTACCGAGCTTCTCTCCCGAGATGTTCCGTTTTGTTGAAAATGCCGACCCGATGAAATCGAAACAACTGGCGAAAGGAGTTGACCAATTGATGGACGAAGGTGTTGCACAGCTTTTTACAAGTGCTTTTAACGGACGTAAAATTATTGGTACCGTTGGTCAGCTTCAGTTCGAGGTTATTCAGTATCGTTTGGAACATGAATACGGCGCAAAATGTCGTTTCGAGCCATTATCGATGCACAAAGCCTGCTGGATTGAGTGCGACAATCAGAAAGTACTTACCGAATTCAAAAAACGTAAGCACCAGAAAATGGCACATGATAAACTGGGACGCGATGTATTTATGGCCGATTCATCTTTCATTCTTCAAATGGCACAGGACGAATTCAAAGACATAAAGTTCCATTTTACTTCAGAGTTTTAA
- a CDS encoding DUF2179 domain-containing protein has translation MDTSFYDSNLFTFVLLPALIFFSRVMDVTIGTIRIVMVSKGHKLWAPILGFFEILIWLIAISKIFENLDNWFCYVAYAAGFACGNYVGLRIEEKLAVGIVKIQIITRMNAEKLINNLKEAGYGITHHEAKGSTESVSIIYSIINRIEIKKVEEIVKASNPKAFYSVEDVKFVKEGVFPVRTATNWRIRKGK, from the coding sequence ATGGATACAAGTTTTTACGACAGTAATCTATTCACCTTTGTTTTGCTGCCTGCATTAATATTCTTTTCAAGGGTAATGGATGTTACCATTGGTACAATCCGTATTGTGATGGTTTCAAAAGGGCACAAATTATGGGCTCCGATATTGGGTTTTTTCGAGATTCTGATTTGGTTGATCGCCATCTCAAAAATCTTCGAGAACCTTGATAACTGGTTCTGTTACGTAGCTTATGCTGCCGGTTTTGCATGTGGTAATTATGTGGGTCTGCGTATTGAGGAAAAACTGGCTGTGGGCATCGTGAAAATTCAGATCATTACCCGAATGAATGCAGAAAAACTGATCAACAACTTAAAAGAGGCAGGTTACGGTATAACACATCACGAGGCCAAAGGCAGCACCGAAAGTGTGAGTATTATTTATTCTATCATCAATCGCATAGAGATTAAGAAAGTGGAAGAGATTGTAAAAGCTTCCAATCCGAAAGCATTCTATTCTGTTGAAGATGTGAAATTTGTAAAAGAAGGCGTATTCCCAGTGCGAACAGCCACTAACTGGCGTATTCGCAAAGGGAAATAA